The Vicinamibacterales bacterium DNA window TGCTCGTCGCCGACCACGCCGGGGACCAGCCTCGCCATCGCGTCAACGACGGCGAGCGCCGGGATTTCGCCTCCCGACAGCACGTAGTCGCCGATCGACAGCTCTTCAGTCGCCAGCGCCTCGCGCACCCGCTCGTCGATGCCCTCGTAGCGCCCGCACAGCAGCACGACGTGGCCCAGCCCCACCAGCCGCCGGGCGCCGGCCTGCGTGAACGGCACGCCCGCCGGCGTCAGCACCACCACCGCATCCGGCGTTCCGCGGCGGTCGCGAATCGCGGCGAGCGCGGCGAAGAACGGCTCGGGCTTCATCACCATGCCCGGCCCGCCGCCAAACGGCACGTCATCGACGACGTGGTGCTTGTCCGTCGTGTAGTCCCGGAGATTGTGGACCTCGACGTCGATCAGTCCACTGCTGCGAGCCCGGCCCACCACGCCTTCCGCGAGGCCGGCTTCGACCATGCGCGGAAAGATCGTGATGACGTCGACCTTCACCGCCAATCCCCGTTCAGTTCCAGCAGCCCAGCGGGCGGCCGCACCGTAATTCGTCTCGCCGCGATGTCCACCGTGCAAATCGCGTCGGCCAGCGGGATCAGCAGTTCGCTCCGCTTGCCGGCCACCACCAGTCGCGGCTGCGCGGTGTTGCTGTGCACGTCCGTCACCCGGCCAACCGTTTCGCCGCCCTCGGTGACCACCTCGCACCCAATCAGGTCGCGGTGGAAGAACTCACCCTCTGGCAGCAGTTCCGCATCGACTTCGTCGGTGCGCAGCTCCTGGCCGGCCAGCAGCTCCGCATCGTTCATCGAGCCCACCCCGGCGAACAGGATCACCGGGCGGCCCTGGTGCAGCCGCATGGTGACGACTTCGAGCGTGGACGGCGTGCCGTCCTTCCGCCGGGTCCACAACCGGGCACCTTTCCGGAACCGCTCCTCCGGGAAGTCGGTCTCCGGGTTGACGATTACCTCGCCGCGATTCCCGTGCGTGCGCGCCACGACGCCCACCAGGATCGCGTCATCCCATTCCACAGGATCTAGCTGCGGCCGGTTTGATCGCGAATGTCGAGGCTGACGCGCTTGTCGTCGGCCTCGGCGGCGCTCGACAGCAACGTGCGCAGCGCCGCCGCGGTGCGGCCCTGCCGGCCGATGACGCGGCCGAGGTCGCCCGAGGCGACCTGCAGTTCATACACCGTCGCGCCGCGGCGC harbors:
- the trmD gene encoding tRNA (guanosine(37)-N1)-methyltransferase TrmD produces the protein MKVDVITIFPRMVEAGLAEGVVGRARSSGLIDVEVHNLRDYTTDKHHVVDDVPFGGGPGMVMKPEPFFAALAAIRDRRGTPDAVVVLTPAGVPFTQAGARRLVGLGHVVLLCGRYEGIDERVREALATEELSIGDYVLSGGEIPALAVVDAMARLVPGVVGDEQSVEGDSFTRGLLDYPHYTRPAEFEGRQVPAVLLSGHHGEIRRWRRHAALARTAERRPELLAAAALDADEQEWLSKRSK
- a CDS encoding KH domain-containing protein; translated protein: MADLKGLIEAVARALADQPDAVSVRESERRGATVYELQVASGDLGRVIGRQGRTAAALRTLLSSAAEADDKRVSLDIRDQTGRS
- the rimM gene encoding ribosome maturation factor RimM (Essential for efficient processing of 16S rRNA); its protein translation is MEWDDAILVGVVARTHGNRGEVIVNPETDFPEERFRKGARLWTRRKDGTPSTLEVVTMRLHQGRPVILFAGVGSMNDAELLAGQELRTDEVDAELLPEGEFFHRDLIGCEVVTEGGETVGRVTDVHSNTAQPRLVVAGKRSELLIPLADAICTVDIAARRITVRPPAGLLELNGDWR